A window of Oncorhynchus kisutch isolate 150728-3 linkage group LG10, Okis_V2, whole genome shotgun sequence contains these coding sequences:
- the LOC109897984 gene encoding transcription factor AP-1-like isoform X1, producing METTFYDDSLNSFSQHEKPDYGYNPKALKHSMTLNLADPTSTLKPHLRAKASDILTSPDVQLLKLASPELERLIIQSSNGLITTTPTPTQFLCPRNVTDEQEGFAEGFVRALAELHHQHVLPNAPGVPVTSAGQTSINNQTILPPVSALTGSSVYNNNMAMRSESPVYEDLNTFTPAITTNSALGYTTSAPAMSFPSAPPQLPVYGQQSHPHPRLTALKEEPQTVPEMPGETPPLSPIDMENQERIKAERKRMRNRVAASKCRKRKLERISRLEDKVKNLKTQNSDLASTANMLREQVAQLKQKVMNHVNSGCQLMLTQQLQTF from the coding sequence ATGGAAACTACCTTCTATGATGACTCGCTCAACTCTTTCTCCCAGCATGAGAAACCGGACTACGGATACAACCCCAAAGCACTGAAACACAGCATGACACTGAACTTGGCCGACCCAACCAGCACACTCAAACCTCACCTCCGGGCTAAAGCCAGCGACATCCTCACCTCCCCTGACGTGCAGCTCCTCAAACTGGCCTCCCCAGAGTTGGAGCGGCTCATCATCCAGTCTAGCAACGGCCTGATCACCACCACACCTACCCCCACGCAGTTCCTCTGCCCAAGGAACGTAACCGATGAGCAAGAGGGCTTTGCCGAGGGATTTGTTAGAGCACTGGCGGAGCTCCATCATCAACACGTCTTGCCCAATGCACCCGGGGTCCCAGTCACATCCGCTGGGCAGACAAGTATCAACAACCAAACAATACTCCCACCTGTTTCCGCCTTGACCGGGAGCAGTGTTTATAACAACAACATGGCCATGCGCTCTGAGTCGCCTGTCTACGAAGACCTGAATACGTTCACCCCGGCTATCACCACCAACTCAGCCCTGGGTTACACCACCTCAGCCCCAGCTATGAGCTTTCCCTCTGCCCCGCCACAGCTCCCAGTCTATGGGCAGCAGTCTCACCCCCACCCCAGGCTCACTGCCCTGAAAGAGGAGCCCCAGACGGTGCCTGAGATGCCTGGGgagaccccccctctctcccccatcgaTATGGAGAATCAGGAGAGGATCAAAGCCGAGAGGAAGCGCATGAGGAACCGCGTCGCCGCCTCCAAGTGCAGGAAGCGGAAGCTGGAGCGCATCTCCCGGCTGGAGGACAAGGTGAAGAACCTGAAGACTCAGAACTCCGACCTGGCTTCCACAGCAAACATGCTGAGGGAACAGGTCGCCCAGCTCAAACAGAAGGTGATGAACCATGTCAACAGCGGCTGTCAACTCATGCTTACGCAGCAGCTCCAGACCTTCTGA
- the LOC109897984 gene encoding transcription factor AP-1-like isoform X2 produces MTLNLADPTSTLKPHLRAKASDILTSPDVQLLKLASPELERLIIQSSNGLITTTPTPTQFLCPRNVTDEQEGFAEGFVRALAELHHQHVLPNAPGVPVTSAGQTSINNQTILPPVSALTGSSVYNNNMAMRSESPVYEDLNTFTPAITTNSALGYTTSAPAMSFPSAPPQLPVYGQQSHPHPRLTALKEEPQTVPEMPGETPPLSPIDMENQERIKAERKRMRNRVAASKCRKRKLERISRLEDKVKNLKTQNSDLASTANMLREQVAQLKQKVMNHVNSGCQLMLTQQLQTF; encoded by the coding sequence ATGACACTGAACTTGGCCGACCCAACCAGCACACTCAAACCTCACCTCCGGGCTAAAGCCAGCGACATCCTCACCTCCCCTGACGTGCAGCTCCTCAAACTGGCCTCCCCAGAGTTGGAGCGGCTCATCATCCAGTCTAGCAACGGCCTGATCACCACCACACCTACCCCCACGCAGTTCCTCTGCCCAAGGAACGTAACCGATGAGCAAGAGGGCTTTGCCGAGGGATTTGTTAGAGCACTGGCGGAGCTCCATCATCAACACGTCTTGCCCAATGCACCCGGGGTCCCAGTCACATCCGCTGGGCAGACAAGTATCAACAACCAAACAATACTCCCACCTGTTTCCGCCTTGACCGGGAGCAGTGTTTATAACAACAACATGGCCATGCGCTCTGAGTCGCCTGTCTACGAAGACCTGAATACGTTCACCCCGGCTATCACCACCAACTCAGCCCTGGGTTACACCACCTCAGCCCCAGCTATGAGCTTTCCCTCTGCCCCGCCACAGCTCCCAGTCTATGGGCAGCAGTCTCACCCCCACCCCAGGCTCACTGCCCTGAAAGAGGAGCCCCAGACGGTGCCTGAGATGCCTGGGgagaccccccctctctcccccatcgaTATGGAGAATCAGGAGAGGATCAAAGCCGAGAGGAAGCGCATGAGGAACCGCGTCGCCGCCTCCAAGTGCAGGAAGCGGAAGCTGGAGCGCATCTCCCGGCTGGAGGACAAGGTGAAGAACCTGAAGACTCAGAACTCCGACCTGGCTTCCACAGCAAACATGCTGAGGGAACAGGTCGCCCAGCTCAAACAGAAGGTGATGAACCATGTCAACAGCGGCTGTCAACTCATGCTTACGCAGCAGCTCCAGACCTTCTGA